Proteins from one Bacteroidia bacterium genomic window:
- the gldE gene encoding gliding motility-associated protein GldE, whose amino-acid sequence MIFFSACLSAAEVALFSLGPKETEELNEKHPVSAEKVRELLGRPKMLLATMLIGINLVNISTILASTYLFNSLFDFSDRPLLGFLIQVVGVTFILLLLSEVIPKVYSNFKSVQVAHRLVHVVGIMEKIFYPLSRILLYSSWITERLVKAKPRTLSVEELSEALELTTNKETPETEKKLLRGIVRFGKMDVKQIMKPRPDMVCADQNMDFQKLMQFILSSGFSRMPVYKDSVDKIVGILYIKDLLAYLDREPEFNWQTLVREPFFIPESKMIDDLLREFQGKKIHMAIIVDEYGGTTGLVTLEDIIEEIVGEINDEFDVEDVIYSKLDDFSYVFEGRVQLNDLCRILNLESDLFENVKGDSDTLAGFLLEYTGRIPKKGDVLTYKTLQFTIESADNRKIKRIKITLSS is encoded by the coding sequence ATGATCTTTTTCTCGGCATGCCTTTCGGCCGCGGAGGTAGCGCTGTTTTCACTTGGCCCAAAGGAAACAGAAGAGCTGAACGAAAAACACCCGGTTAGTGCTGAAAAAGTGAGAGAACTGCTGGGGCGGCCGAAAATGCTCCTGGCCACAATGCTCATAGGCATCAATCTGGTAAACATTTCAACGATCCTTGCCAGCACCTACTTATTTAACTCCCTCTTCGATTTCTCCGATCGTCCCTTGCTTGGATTTTTGATCCAGGTAGTAGGTGTAACCTTTATCCTCCTTCTTCTCAGTGAAGTAATACCTAAAGTCTACTCCAATTTTAAGTCTGTACAGGTCGCACACCGGCTCGTGCATGTTGTTGGGATTATGGAAAAAATCTTTTATCCATTATCCCGTATACTCCTTTATTCGTCCTGGATCACTGAACGCTTGGTCAAGGCCAAACCCCGGACATTGTCCGTTGAAGAGTTATCGGAGGCGCTGGAACTTACCACAAACAAGGAGACACCCGAAACAGAAAAAAAATTACTTCGTGGGATCGTACGCTTCGGTAAAATGGACGTGAAGCAGATTATGAAACCACGTCCGGACATGGTTTGTGCAGATCAGAACATGGACTTTCAGAAGTTAATGCAATTCATATTGTCTTCAGGATTTTCACGTATGCCGGTCTATAAAGATTCGGTGGATAAAATTGTAGGTATTCTTTATATCAAAGATCTGCTGGCGTACCTGGACCGGGAACCGGAATTCAACTGGCAAACGCTTGTCAGGGAACCCTTTTTCATTCCCGAATCGAAAATGATCGACGATCTCCTGCGTGAATTTCAGGGGAAAAAGATCCACATGGCAATCATTGTGGATGAATACGGCGGTACCACCGGACTGGTAACACTGGAAGATATCATCGAGGAGATTGTGGGAGAGATCAATGATGAATTTGATGTTGAAGACGTGATCTACTCGAAGCTGGACGACTTCAGTTATGTTTTTGAAGGAAGGGTTCAGCTCAACGACCTTTGCCGGATTCTGAACCTTGAATCTGATCTTTTTGAGAACGTAAAAGGAGATTCCGACACCCTCGCCGGATTTTTATTGGAATACACCGGAAGGATTCCAAAAAAGGGTGATGTATTGACTTACAAAACGCTGCAATTCACTATCGAATCGGCCGATAACAGGAAAATTAAACGTATCAAAATCACGCTGTCTTCATGA
- the ssb gene encoding single-stranded DNA-binding protein, which yields MAGVNKVILLGNLGKDPEVRTLSEGVKVANFPMATSETYKDKTGQRVEQTEWHNIVLWRSLAEVAEKYLRKGTQIYLEGRLRTRSWGEEGNKKYITEIVGENFTILSRKRDEDPTSKSEPNPNQSSPNTTGNNAEDLPF from the coding sequence ATGGCAGGAGTTAACAAAGTGATTTTACTGGGAAACCTTGGAAAAGATCCGGAGGTAAGAACCCTGAGCGAAGGGGTTAAAGTGGCGAACTTCCCCATGGCCACTTCCGAAACCTATAAGGATAAAACCGGGCAACGGGTTGAACAAACCGAATGGCATAATATTGTTTTATGGAGAAGTCTGGCCGAAGTAGCCGAAAAATATCTCCGGAAAGGAACTCAGATCTATTTAGAGGGACGACTTCGTACCCGTTCCTGGGGTGAGGAGGGAAACAAAAAATACATTACGGAAATTGTGGGAGAAAATTTCACAATTCTCAGCCGTAAACGCGACGAGGACCCAACGTCAAAATCAGAGCCGAATCCGAACCAGTCGAGTCCGAATACCACCGGAAACAACGCTGAAGATCTGCCCTTTTGA
- a CDS encoding DUF2851 family protein: protein MNEQILYAAWEHRWYKAGPLRTTCGESLEILRAGVRNEHSGPDFSDARIRIGNTLWAGNVEMHVKSSDWEQHGHRTDASYNNVVLHVVFEHDKDIFTKAGTKIPALELKEMLDPDLLRECLEFTHRSGWLQCSGRLKEVSPVKWTLWLERLAVLRLEEKVEVIRQRLQQTNNDWEETLYRTLASAYGFRVNSPPMEMLAGAIPWKILRRYAGNSLVYESILYGAAGMLNGFFADEYPRKLQNEFIFFRMKHELNILPEATWKLMRLRPRNFPTIRISQFARMLSSHPHLLEEIQTLDDPECVTGIFTEAASDYWKEHYLFDRVAGRISPAMGWESASLLLINAVVPFLFLYGKEKGDQRFTERAMRFLEHTGAENNSAMRAWKEHGVKPHNALQSQALLHLKGRYCSEARCLSCSVGIGLLSSRKPLSA from the coding sequence ATGAACGAGCAGATACTTTACGCGGCCTGGGAGCATCGCTGGTACAAGGCTGGGCCTCTTCGTACCACCTGCGGCGAATCATTGGAAATTCTGCGGGCCGGTGTCCGGAACGAGCATTCCGGTCCTGATTTTTCCGATGCCCGGATCCGCATCGGGAACACCTTGTGGGCAGGAAATGTAGAAATGCATGTGAAGTCTTCAGACTGGGAGCAACATGGTCACCGGACGGATGCGTCCTATAACAACGTGGTGCTGCATGTGGTATTTGAACATGACAAGGATATTTTCACAAAAGCAGGAACTAAGATCCCCGCGCTGGAACTGAAGGAGATGCTGGATCCGGACTTGCTTCGGGAATGCCTGGAGTTTACGCACCGATCCGGATGGCTGCAGTGCAGTGGCAGACTTAAGGAGGTAAGTCCTGTAAAATGGACGCTTTGGCTGGAACGGTTGGCCGTGCTGCGGCTGGAGGAAAAGGTAGAAGTCATCCGGCAGCGGTTGCAGCAAACAAACAACGACTGGGAAGAAACCTTATACCGAACGCTGGCTTCGGCATATGGTTTCAGGGTAAATTCTCCTCCCATGGAGATGCTGGCCGGCGCAATTCCCTGGAAAATACTTCGGCGGTATGCAGGAAACTCGCTGGTTTACGAAAGCATATTATATGGTGCGGCCGGAATGCTGAATGGTTTCTTTGCGGATGAATATCCCCGAAAGCTTCAAAACGAGTTTATTTTTTTTCGCATGAAGCATGAATTGAATATTCTTCCGGAAGCAACCTGGAAGTTGATGCGACTTCGCCCGAGAAATTTTCCCACTATTCGCATTTCCCAATTCGCACGCATGTTGTCTTCGCATCCCCATCTGCTGGAGGAAATACAAACCCTGGACGACCCGGAGTGCGTAACCGGTATTTTTACGGAAGCCGCATCGGATTACTGGAAAGAACATTATTTGTTCGATCGCGTGGCGGGAAGGATTTCACCGGCCATGGGATGGGAGTCGGCCAGTTTGCTGCTGATCAATGCGGTAGTTCCTTTTTTATTTTTGTACGGGAAAGAAAAGGGAGATCAGCGGTTCACGGAACGGGCCATGCGGTTCCTGGAACACACCGGGGCAGAGAACAATTCCGCAATGCGTGCATGGAAGGAGCATGGAGTTAAACCGCATAATGCACTGCAGTCGCAGGCTTTATTGCATCTGAAGGGAAGATACTGCTCAGAGGCGCGATGCCTTAGCTGTTCGGTGGGAATAGGACTGTTGTCCTCCCGTAAGCCGCTTTCTGCATAA
- a CDS encoding twin-arginine translocase TatA/TatE family subunit: MQFAHTFLILEGIGTGELLLIAFVFLIFFGSKKIPDLARGLGKGMREFKDAANGIKREIEQEANKMKEESDITKPNP, translated from the coding sequence ATGCAGTTCGCTCACACGTTTCTTATACTGGAAGGAATCGGAACCGGCGAATTGCTACTCATTGCATTTGTCTTTCTTATTTTCTTCGGATCGAAAAAGATTCCTGACCTCGCCCGCGGACTCGGAAAAGGGATGCGGGAATTCAAAGATGCCGCCAACGGAATCAAACGGGAAATTGAACAGGAAGCCAATAAAATGAAAGAAGAGTCAGATATAACTAAACCTAATCCCTGA
- the secDF gene encoding protein translocase subunit SecDF, with protein sequence MQNKGLIRLFTALLFLVCLFYLSFTWIVVGIEDDAKTAGVSYSNRSDIKTAAGTYAGGDQKKADRYLDSVQKARTGRYLDSLKNQEVYLGFTYLDCKEKEINFGLDLKGGMNVTLEISVPDLIKGMSSRQDDPVLLKALENARKAEKTDARDFATLFGEELKKLDTKNNISFYFRTIELKGKVDANTKDEDVLALIRETVTNSIKTAETTLRARIDRFGVTQPNIQKLEASGRILIELPGVTEKERVRKLLQGSANLEFWETFSNRGDINKKDGIFFKLVDANVELKNILHPELSTKDSTAADTGKVTAPDTTKSVTAKKEDSKNPDSLKQPDTNALASLLSTDTTNKDSGTMSRADSLELMRKENPLFSIMLYSLDDKNEPAEGPIIGYASPNDTSKIMSYFRMERVSRLFPSNIKFLWGKENKKGTGILPLYAIKITDRNGNAALSGDIITKAKVDFDQGGGGYASVTMNMTTEAASQWSVITKSNIGSEIAIVLDNIVYSAPTVQNQISGGSSSITGNFTIREAEDLANILSAGKLPAAANIVEESIVGPTLGAEAMRKGFLSFVIALLLILFFMVIYYNKAGMVADIALFANMFFIVGVLASYGAVLTLPGIAGIVLVIGLSVDANVLIFERIREELSQGKGQSLAIKDGFKGALSSILDSNITTIILGIILAAYGTGPVQGFAITLIIGILSSLFCALFITRLIFEAMDRRKMDITFWNNLSKGVLKGVNINFVGNRKYFYILSALIIATGVFMYAKKGGFNLGVDFEGGRSYVIRFEQPVPTENLISPLTASFDGEKPEIKTYGEDNQLRITTSYLISDPSKEASVNVEKKLEEGIGKVVPGFILEDHLESQTKVGETISRDIRNASVLTIIFSCAVMFLYILLRFKKWQYGLGATVALFHDVAVVLACYLIFDGLLPFALEIDQHFVAAILTVMGYSMTDTVVVFDRIREFLSGGKKDEAGEERKKLINYALNATLSRTLITSLTTFIVLVAIFVFGGEVIRGFSFALLIGIVIGTYSSLCIATPVVIDFDRKKKE encoded by the coding sequence ATGCAAAACAAGGGTTTGATCAGACTTTTTACAGCACTGTTGTTTCTTGTCTGCTTGTTCTATTTATCGTTCACCTGGATTGTGGTGGGAATTGAAGATGACGCTAAAACCGCCGGGGTGAGCTATTCCAACCGCTCTGACATTAAAACTGCCGCAGGTACATACGCCGGCGGAGATCAGAAAAAAGCCGATCGTTATCTCGACTCGGTACAAAAAGCACGAACCGGCCGTTACCTCGATTCGCTGAAGAACCAGGAGGTATACCTGGGTTTCACGTATCTCGACTGCAAGGAGAAGGAGATCAATTTTGGTCTTGACCTCAAGGGCGGAATGAACGTAACACTCGAGATCTCTGTTCCCGATCTGATCAAAGGAATGAGTTCACGGCAGGATGATCCTGTGCTTCTGAAAGCCCTGGAAAACGCCCGGAAGGCAGAAAAAACGGACGCCCGCGATTTTGCCACCTTATTCGGGGAAGAGCTTAAAAAACTGGACACCAAGAACAACATTTCATTTTACTTCCGTACCATCGAACTCAAGGGAAAAGTAGATGCAAATACAAAGGATGAAGACGTACTGGCACTTATCCGGGAAACCGTTACCAATTCCATTAAAACAGCCGAGACCACGCTGCGTGCAAGGATTGACCGCTTTGGTGTAACGCAGCCGAATATCCAGAAGCTGGAAGCCTCGGGACGAATCCTGATTGAGTTGCCCGGTGTTACGGAGAAGGAACGCGTCAGAAAACTCCTGCAGGGAAGCGCAAATCTCGAATTCTGGGAAACATTCAGCAATCGCGGAGACATCAATAAAAAAGATGGTATTTTCTTCAAGCTGGTGGACGCCAACGTTGAGCTGAAGAACATTCTGCATCCGGAACTGAGTACAAAGGACAGTACCGCTGCGGACACCGGCAAGGTAACTGCGCCGGACACAACCAAATCGGTAACTGCAAAAAAAGAAGATTCTAAAAATCCAGACAGCCTGAAGCAACCGGACACGAACGCACTGGCCTCTCTTCTTTCTACAGACACCACAAACAAAGACTCCGGCACAATGAGTCGTGCCGATTCACTGGAATTGATGCGCAAGGAGAATCCGCTCTTCTCCATTATGCTGTACAGTCTGGATGATAAGAACGAACCGGCAGAAGGTCCGATCATCGGGTATGCCAGTCCGAACGACACCTCAAAGATCATGTCCTATTTCCGCATGGAGAGGGTGTCGCGTCTTTTTCCTTCTAATATCAAATTCCTCTGGGGAAAAGAGAATAAAAAAGGAACCGGTATCCTGCCGCTGTATGCAATAAAAATTACCGACCGCAACGGAAATGCCGCGCTCTCCGGCGATATTATCACAAAAGCCAAGGTTGATTTTGACCAGGGCGGCGGCGGATATGCCAGCGTAACAATGAATATGACTACCGAGGCCGCAAGCCAGTGGTCTGTGATTACAAAGAGCAACATTGGATCTGAGATTGCTATTGTTCTTGACAATATTGTGTATTCGGCCCCTACGGTACAGAATCAGATCAGCGGGGGAAGCTCCTCCATTACCGGAAACTTCACGATCCGTGAGGCGGAAGATCTTGCAAACATTTTGTCTGCAGGTAAACTTCCTGCCGCAGCCAATATCGTTGAAGAAAGTATTGTTGGACCCACCCTGGGTGCCGAAGCCATGCGAAAAGGTTTTCTTTCGTTCGTGATCGCGCTTCTTCTCATCCTGTTCTTCATGGTGATCTACTATAACAAAGCCGGAATGGTAGCCGACATTGCTCTGTTTGCCAACATGTTCTTCATCGTGGGTGTACTTGCCTCCTATGGTGCCGTGCTCACCCTGCCCGGTATTGCGGGTATCGTGCTGGTAATTGGTCTTTCCGTAGATGCGAATGTGCTCATCTTTGAGAGAATCAGGGAAGAATTAAGTCAGGGCAAAGGTCAGAGCCTCGCCATCAAAGATGGTTTCAAAGGTGCACTCAGTTCCATTCTGGACTCAAACATCACCACCATCATTCTCGGAATAATTCTGGCGGCCTACGGAACAGGACCCGTTCAGGGATTTGCCATTACGCTCATCATTGGTATTCTCTCTTCTCTTTTCTGTGCACTGTTTATTACGCGGCTTATTTTCGAAGCCATGGATCGCCGGAAAATGGATATCACATTCTGGAACAACCTTTCGAAAGGCGTTCTGAAGGGTGTCAATATCAACTTTGTAGGAAACAGAAAGTACTTTTACATCCTCAGTGCCCTGATTATTGCCACCGGAGTATTCATGTATGCGAAGAAAGGCGGATTCAATCTGGGTGTTGATTTCGAAGGAGGCCGCTCCTATGTGATCCGCTTTGAACAGCCGGTTCCAACAGAAAACCTGATCAGCCCCCTCACTGCGTCCTTCGATGGAGAGAAGCCGGAAATCAAAACGTACGGCGAAGACAATCAGCTGCGCATCACCACGTCCTACCTCATCAGTGACCCGTCCAAGGAAGCATCTGTGAACGTAGAGAAAAAACTGGAAGAGGGTATTGGCAAAGTAGTGCCCGGCTTTATCCTGGAAGACCATCTTGAATCCCAGACAAAAGTCGGAGAAACCATTTCGCGCGATATCCGAAATGCATCTGTACTCACCATCATTTTCTCCTGCGCGGTCATGTTCCTGTATATCTTGCTTCGGTTCAAAAAATGGCAGTACGGACTCGGTGCAACGGTCGCGCTTTTCCACGACGTTGCAGTGGTACTTGCCTGTTACCTCATCTTCGACGGCCTGCTTCCGTTTGCACTTGAAATCGACCAGCACTTTGTTGCGGCCATTCTTACTGTAATGGGTTACTCGATGACCGATACGGTAGTGGTTTTTGACCGTATCCGGGAATTCCTGTCCGGAGGCAAAAAAGACGAAGCCGGTGAGGAAAGAAAGAAACTCATCAATTACGCACTCAATGCCACACTCAGCCGTACACTCATTACCTCATTAACCACATTCATTGTTCTTGTAGCCATATTCGTCTTCGGGGGCGAAGTTATCCGCGGATTCTCCTTCGCTCTTCTGATCGGAATTGTGATCGGAACCTACTCCTCCCTCTGCATTGCCACCCCCGTGGTGATTGACTTTGACCGCAAGAAAAAAGAATAA